A region from the Anaerolineae bacterium genome encodes:
- a CDS encoding TVP38/TMEM64 family protein, which produces MAADPERTHPSPDPRGKAIRRLTAAGALVILLAAGGLIWRAGRASSLADVGQLQALVTRMGGWAPAGIILLNALQTLLSPLPGQPLNLLSGYLYGPFVGTLLSLAGTLLGSTVGLLLVRKWGRPLAAWLVGPEWMARADVFLRRRGSLLLLLAFLIPFLPDDTICILAGLSPLPIPWILLLAAVGRTPGIFLANLLGYAGRSLRGWEWGAVAAAAGLILFLFWRWRGRLEALAWHWSERLGAPDLSTEESP; this is translated from the coding sequence ATGGCCGCGGACCCAGAGAGAACCCATCCATCCCCCGATCCCAGGGGCAAAGCCATTCGCCGGCTCACCGCCGCCGGCGCCCTGGTCATCCTGCTGGCCGCCGGCGGGCTGATCTGGCGCGCCGGCCGCGCCTCCTCTCTGGCGGATGTCGGGCAACTGCAGGCCCTGGTGACCCGCATGGGAGGGTGGGCGCCCGCCGGCATCATCCTGCTGAACGCCTTGCAGACGCTCCTATCCCCGCTCCCCGGCCAGCCCCTGAACCTATTGAGCGGGTACCTGTATGGCCCTTTTGTGGGCACCCTGCTCTCCCTGGCCGGCACCCTGCTGGGCAGTACCGTTGGCCTCCTGTTGGTGCGCAAATGGGGCCGGCCGTTGGCCGCCTGGCTGGTCGGGCCGGAATGGATGGCGCGAGCCGATGTGTTCCTGCGCCGGCGCGGCAGTCTCCTGCTCCTGCTGGCCTTTCTGATACCCTTTCTGCCCGATGATACCATCTGCATCCTGGCCGGCCTCAGCCCTCTGCCCATCCCCTGGATACTCCTGTTGGCCGCCGTCGGGCGCACGCCGGGTATTTTCCTCGCCAATCTGCTGGGATATGCCGGGCGGAGCCTGCGGGGATGGGAGTGGGGCGCGGTGGCGGCGGCCGCCGGCCTCATCCTGTTCCTGTTCTGGCGCTGGCGCGGACGGCTGGAGGCGCTTGCCTGGCACTGGAGCGAGCGCCTGGGTGCACCGGATCTATCAACGGAGGAAAGCCCATGA